The stretch of DNA GGACGAGAACGGAGAGGTTCTCGCCCGCTACAGCCTCTCCCCGGATGAGCCTTTGGAGTCCACCGCCGCAGGTTGGACCAACGTGGACATCAGCCCCCTTTCCCTTTCCTGGGACGAAACGCCCATCAGGACCTGCGCCGCTTAAGCTATGGCTAACAAATCGGAAACCATCCGAAACCTCTACCAACAAGGGAAGAGCGTTTCGGAAATCGCCAAGGAGCTGGGGCTTACCTATCAACGGGTCTATAGCACCCTGCGCAGAGCAGGGCTTCTCCAGGTCAAGAGCCCCCCATCCGAAGGGAAGGCAGACCCCAAGGCCTATAGCCGCTTTATTGAGGGGCTAGAAATCCTATCCGTGGAGCTCCTAGAGGTCCAAGCTAAGCTGGAACGCCCTCCGCAGAAAGGCGCACCTCTGCAACCCGTTTTCGGCCGTTCCGAGCCCTTCGGGCCGGAGAAAATAAAGGACGGGTTTAGGGCCGGTTTGGAGCTCCAGCTGGACTTTCAGGACTCCCTTGGCACCTTTGGCTTTCTCAGGCTCCGCGTGGCGGCCAGCTACCAAAGCGGCGTGTTCCCCGATGCCTCTTTCTTCCAAACGTTTAGCCAACGGAACCTGCCCGTAAACCTCTGGCCGTACCTGCGCTTTTACGTGGACTTCCTAACCAGTCAGATGGGCCTCCCACGCCTCGTGCTTCCTGCACTTAAGTTTTGAGACAAGGTC from Thermus brockianus encodes:
- a CDS encoding sigma-70 family RNA polymerase sigma factor — translated: MANKSETIRNLYQQGKSVSEIAKELGLTYQRVYSTLRRAGLLQVKSPPSEGKADPKAYSRFIEGLEILSVELLEVQAKLERPPQKGAPLQPVFGRSEPFGPEKIKDGFRAGLELQLDFQDSLGTFGFLRLRVAASYQSGVFPDASFFQTFSQRNLPVNLWPYLRFYVDFLTSQMGLPRLVLPALKF